DNA from Terriglobus tenax:
GACGTTGACGTAGGCGGGGGGCATCATGACGACGCCCTTGGCCAGGTATGCTCCGCTGCGGACCGACGATCCGCCGGGAACGACGCGGATGCCCTGCTCCGGCGTGAAGGTGCGGGCCGGGTAGGTCGCTTTGTCCACAAAGCTGAGGCTGGCGGCAGACTGGTCTTCCAGGGCGCCGATGCGGAAGCCCAGAAGGATGCCGCGCTTGACCCAGGCGTTAACTGTCCAGCCGATGGGAGAGGACTCGTCGGGCGAGGCCGAGCGCAGGGTGCCGGCTTCGAGCTGGCCACGAAGCTCCAGGAAGGCTGCAAGGGCTTCGGGATTGCCGATGGCCGCGGCTCCGGAGGCAAAGTGATGTTCAATGGTCTGCTCGAGGGTGTTGCTCACGTCTGGGGTTCTCCTGAATGGGTTCTTTCTACTTTAAGCGAGATCGAAGCAGTGGAGTTAGGTTGCGGGCTCCATACCATATGGCCAGGATCAATAATTGCTTCGTCGTGTTGCGATAGAAGACGAGATAGTCGTTGACGACCCAGACTCGAATTGGAGCCGGCGCAAGGTGTGCACGGACATTGCCAGAACGCGGATGGCGGAGCAGCATTCGAAAGGCGTCATATAGCTCTTCAATCAGGTTGAGAGCCGCCAGTTCGCTGCGTTCCAACAGAAATTCGACGGCTGCTTCCAGGTCCCGTTGCGCAGGGCCGGTAACCTTGAAGGTCTTCACGCGGTTCGCCGCTTCTTTTTAGCAACGATATGGCGCAGTCTGGCAATCGATTCCTCTCCGTCAATCACATCTCCACGGGCAGCGGCTTCCAGTCCTTCCACAACCTTTCTGCGCGCAAAGCTTACCCATTCTTCATGCTCCTTTTCGGCGCGCAGGGCGTATCGAACCACTTCCGAAGCGGATGCGAAGCGACCGGAAGCCACCGATTCTTCAACAAATTTCTCGAGTTCGGGGGTAAGGGAGACGTTCATCGCGGGCCCTCCTGATGTCAAAGAATAGCAAAATCTGTTATTCGAGCGTGGGCGTAGAATTCCGCCGTGCGTATAAAAGCTCTTCTCTCTGCCCTTCTACTCAGTGGTACTTTTTCTGCTCCGGCGCAGGTGGTCACTCTGCCGCTGTGGCCTAACGGAATGCCCGAGGCGTGGGCTCCCGGAGCCGAGACAGAGACGATGAAGCCGGCGGACAAGCTGGTGGGTGGCAAGTCCGTCTCAAAGATCACCAACATTGAGAAGTCGACGCTGGCGCTCTACCAGCCGGAGAAGAAGACCGGAGCTGCGGTGGTGGTCTTTCCAGGTGGCGGATACCGCATCCTGGCCTACGACCTGGAGGGAACGGAGGTCTGCCAGTGGCTGAATGCGGCGGGCGTGGCCTGCGTCCTGGTGAAGTACCGCGTGCCGGTGAAGGAGCATTATCCGGCCAGCACGATCGATCTTGAGGACGCACAAAAAGCGGTGCGGATGACGCGAATGCACGCGAAGGAGTGGGGCATTGACCCCTCGCGCGTCGGCGTCCTCGGGTTCTCAGCCGGTGGCCACCTGGTAGCTGCTTTGAGCAACCACTCTGACTTCAAGCGGCAGAACGAGCCCGCGGAAGAAACCGCGGTCAGTGCGAAGCCAGACTTTACGGTGATGATCTATCCGGCGTACCTGACGGACGAGACGCTGAAGGTGATAGACGAGGGCGTGAAACCGACCTCCGCAACGCCGCCGACATTCCTCTTACAGGCCGAGGACGACCCGGTGCATGAGGAGAACGTACTGGTGTACTTCCAGGCATTGAAAGAGGCCAAGGTGAAGGCGGAGCTTCACGTCTACGCCGAGGGCGGGCACGGCTACGGATCGCGCGCGGACAAGTTGCCGATTGTGAAGTGGCCCGCACTGGTGACCACGTGGATGCAGACGATTGGCGTGCTGCGGTAAAGCTCAGGAAAGCGGCATCGATCCGCAATCTACGCGGGGATGGACCATCCCTGGCCGTAGTTGCGCGTGCTTACGGAGGGCGTCAGAACGGTGTGGATCAGATCCAGAAGATAGGGCAGGCTGACCGGTTTCTGCACAAAGCGCCAGGAGCGGGCAACGATACCCGCGGCATGCTCTGCCGGAAGGTCATCGCCGCTGAACAGAATGACAGGCAGCTTGGGGCGTTCGGCGGTAAGGGTATGCGCCAGCTCAATGCCGGTGATCTCCGGCATATGAATGTCGGTGAGCAGCAGGTCGATATTGGGTTTGCTGGTGAAGACCTCTGCCGCGCGCTGCGCACTATGGCAACTGAGCACGGTATAGCCAGCGTGCTGCAGGAATGCCTTGTAGAGAGAGCGGATGTCAGAGTCGTCGTCGACGAGCAGGATGGTGCGAAGGGGGAACTGCGGATTCATAACTACAACTTCTCGTATTCAGGTGAAACGTGCGTAAAGTGAATGGGCCGTCAATGCAGTGGGGTTCGAACCACACATTTCTGGCCCCATACCTCTGACGCAGGGGAGACTGTGGAAGTTGGCTCAAAAGCGTTACGGCACGGCGAAAATGCCGTGCCGTACTGAAAGATAGAGGGTTACGCCTATCTTTAGAACATTCGCAGATCTTCGCCCGTGGGGGCGGTATCGACCAGCAGGCCAAGCTCGCCGATCAGGATGTCGAGCTTGCGGCGCGTCACCGGGCTGACCTCCATCATGGGCAGACGAAGGCTGCCTTCAATCCTGCCCATCAGGTTCAGGATGGCCTTGGTGGGTGCCGGGTTCGGCTCCCAGTACAGGGCGTTCAGGAACTTGGCGTAGTGGCGCTGAATGCGGCGCGCGGTGGGCCAGTCATTGGCCAGCGCGGAGGCCACCATCTCCGCCATGTGGCGTGGAATGATGTTGGAGCCGACCGAAATCAGACCGGCGCCGCCCTGCGAGATGACGGGCAGGGCCAGGCTGTCATCGCCTGCGAAGACCTTGAAGTTGCGTGGCGCGCTGGCAATGATCTCAGAGATCTGCGCCATGTTGCCGGAGCTTTCCTTGATGCCGAAGATCTTCGGATGCTCGGCCAGGCGCAGCACCGTCGCGGGTTCAAGGTTCGCCGCCGTGCGACCGGGGATGTTGTAGAGCATCACGGGCAGGTGCGAGGCGTCCGCAATGGCCTTGAAGTGCAGGTACTGGCCCTCTTGCGGAGGCTTGTTGTAGAAGGGGTTCGCGGTCAGGATGCCGGAGAGGCCGGGAATTTGCGAGAGCTTCTCGACCCGCGCGACGGCTTCGGCCGTGCTGTTGTGCGTGCATCCGGCGATGACGGGGACGCGTCCGTCAGCGGTGCCGACGACGGTCTCAATAACCCGGTAGGTTTCTGATTCGGTAAGGGTAGATGCCTCGCCCGTGGAGCCGGTAGCGACCAGGAAGCTGATGCCGGAGTCGATCTGCCAATGGACGAGGGAGCTAATCGCAGGCTCGTCGATCGAATTGTCTGAGCGGAAAGGCGTAATAATCGCGGTTCCGCAGCCTTGTAAGTCCATAACGAAGGTTAGTTTACCGTTCTGTGGGGGCGGTTGTCAGATTCGGCTGCGGCGGGTGGCGAAGGTGGGCGTGATCCAGATGACGGTGACAACGAACGCCAGAGCGAACGAGAGCCAGGGACGAAGGTAGGCGGCGGGAATGGCCAGCAGGTAAATCATCATGCAGAGCAGGTGCTTGCGGTGGGTGGTGTGGTCCTCGTGATCAAGGTCCCCCTGCCCAGCAAGCATCTGGTTGACGGCCAGGCGCAGCAGCATGAAGCCGATGGCCTGCAGCAGCAGTGTGGCGGCATAGAGCGCGGCGGAGAACGAGGAGATTTTGTGTTCGCCGATCCAGTCAGTGAAGTAGGGCAGCAGCGACAGCGTGAAGAGAAAGAAGAGATTGGCCCAGAGGATGCGATGGTTCACCATACGGATGCGATGGATGAGCGCATGGTGGTTGATCCAGTAGGTGCCGGTAAACAGGAAGCTGAGTGCGTAGATGGCCAGCGTGGGTAGCACGGTGCGCAGACCGGCGAAGCCGTCTTCGTGCGGAACCTTCAATTCCAGCACCATGATGGTGATGATGATGGCGATGACGCCGTCGGAGAAGGCTTCCAGGCGGGTGGGGGTGAGCTGGTGTGTGGTCATCTGGCGGAAGGATACCGTGTTTCTTGTTTGTCATCTCGCAGTGTAGCGGAGAAGCAGATTCCTCCGCGGGTGCTACGGAATGACAAACAAGAAAGGCAAAGCAGAAATGCGGGTTTCTCCGCTGCGCTTCGCTCCGATCAGGATGACAAAGCAAGAAAAGCGGCTAGGCCCAGTTTCCGTTGCGCATCAGGGGTTCGCTGGTGCCGTCCGCGTGGACGCCATCGACGTTCATCTGCGCGCTGCCGATCATCCAGTCGACGTGGATGAGGGAGCTGTTGGCTCCGAGTTTGTTCAGCTCGTCTTCGGCCATTTTTTCGCCGCCGATGATGCAGGTGGAGTAGGCCTGGCCCAGGGCGATGTGGCTGGCTGCGTTCTCGTCAAAGAGCGTGTTCCAGAAGAGCAGGCCGCTCTCGGCGATGGGCGAGTGATGCGGTACGAGAGCAACTTCGCCAAGGCGGGCCGCGCCTTCGTCGGTGGCGATCAGCTTCTTCAGGGCTTCTTCGCCTGCCGAGGCGGAGGCGTCGATGATGCGGCCGTTCTCAAAGTGGACGCTGATGTTCTCGATGAGCGTGCCCTGGTGGGAGAGAGGCTTCGAGGCGCGGACGCGACCGTTGACCCGGTCCTTGTGCGGCGTGGTGAAGCACTCTTCCGTGGGGATGTTGGGCTGGCAGTAGATTCCGTTGCCCGCAGTGGTGCCACCGCCGGCCCACAGGTGATCGTCGGCGAGGCCAACCGTAAGATCCGTCAGCCCGTCGTTCGAGTGGAAGCGCAGCGCGTGGTAGCGCTTGTTGTTCAGGAAATCGACGCGCTCCTTCAGGCGGGCGCCATGCTGCTGCCATGCCAGGACGGGGTCGGGCTGGTCCGAACGTGAGGCGGCGAAGATGGCCTCCCACAGTTTGGCGACGGCTTCCTCCTGCGGCAGGCTGGGGAAGACGAGCGAGGCCCAGGCGGGGGTGGCGCAGGCGACGATGGTCCAGTTGATCTCGTGGCGGGTGATGATCTCCATCGCAGGCTTGCTGGCTTTGCTGGCGGCGATGTTGGCGCGGGAGACCTTGTTGGGATCCTGCCCGGCCAGCAGCGAGGGGTTGGCGCCGGTGATGCCGAGGCGCGCCGCGCCGGAGCGGTAGGCATTGGCGATGCCTTCGGAGAGCCAGGCGTTGGTCTTGTCGAAGCTTTCGTCCGGAGCGTACTTGTAGCGTGCCAGCGTCAGCTCGTCATCGCCGAAGAAGGTGGTCACCAGCGTGGCTCCGGCCTTGTAGGCTTGCTCGGTGATGCGGCGGACGAGGGGCAGCGACTCAAGCGGAGCGGTGATGACCAGTTCCTGCCCTGCGCGGAGGTTCAGACCGACGCGGACGGTGACGAGCGCGAGGGCGTCGAGCTTGGTTTCAAAAGACTGGGAAGCAACGGCGTTAGACATGCCTTCTAGGGTAGGAGCCTGCACAGCACCGCGCAAGTGCGCCGGGATGAGAAGCTTAAGGGGCATGAGAAAAGCAGTGGCGCTTGCGTTCCTGATGGGCGCGGGTGGAAGTATGTGGGCGCAGCAGAAGCAGAAGGATGCGCCCGAGGTTCGAACGACAGTGGTTGTGGTGGGTGCACCCGATGCGCTGGCGGAGGAAGACTCCTCCCGCGCGACAACCGTGCAGATGGTGGAAGAGAAGCGGCTTGCGTTGAGCGACATCAACGACCTGCTCCGCAGCGATCCTTCGGTGGACATTCAGCAGCGTGGCGGCGCGGGTGTGCAGGCGGACCTGTCGATCCGCGGCAGCTCGTACGCGCAGACGCTAGTGCTATTGAATGGCTTGCGCGTGAACGACGCGCAGACCTCGCACTTCAACATGGACTTGCCGGTTCCGCTGGCGGCGCTCGGTGCGGCTCATCTGCTGCATGGCGCGGGCTCGACCTTGTATGGATCGGATGCGGTGAGCGGCGTGGTGAACTTTGTCACCAGGCCCGCTGGGGACGGGCTTCGGCTGCGGTTGCAGGCGGGTGGCGGCAGCTTTGGCGGACAGGAACAGTCGGCCATGGCGACGTGGGGCAAGGGCAGGCTGAGCCAGGTCTTTGCCGGGGGAAGGGATTTTTCCTCGGGCTTTATGGCGGACCGCGATTACCGGTCAGAAGAGGCAAGTTCAGAGACACGCTTTCATACGGCGGCGGGTGATTCCGATGTGCTGCTGGCGGGCAGCGACCGTGCTTATGGCGCGAATGGTTTCTATGGCAATTACGTTTCGTGGGAGCGGACGAAGGGCTGGTTTGCCGCGCTGAATCAGCAGATCAACCTGAAGACGCAGGCAGCGGTGAGCTACCGGCGGCATACGGACCTGTTTGTGCTGACGCGGTCGAATCCTGCGGGCTACAAGAACCAGCACGTGGATTCCAGCTGGCAGGGGGTGGTGCGGCGGCAGGACACACTGCCATGGAAGCCAGCGACGCTGTTTTATGGGTTGGAGACGAATGCCGATCAGATCGACAGCACCAACCTTGGCCGTCATGGCCGCAATCGCAGCGCGGGCTATCTCGATCTGGAAGTGCGCGGGCATGGGCGGGGCACGTTGTCGGTGGGGCTGCGGGAGGAGATCTTCAGTGGCGGCAACCATGTGATGGTGCCTTCGATTGCGGGCAGCTTCTGGCTGGGGACGAAGGTGAAGGTTCGGGCGAGTGTGGGGCGTGGATATCGGCTGCCGACGTTTACAGACCTGTACTACAGCGATCCGACATCGTTGGGCAATGCGGCCCTCAGGCCGGAGTCGGCCTGGAGCTACGACGGTGGCGTGGACTGGTATGCGGGGCGAAGGTTTTCGGCTTCCGTAACAGGTTTTACCTCGCGGCAGACGAATGTGATTGATTATGTCCGTGCCAGCGCTGCGGAGAAGTGGCGCGCGGCGAACCTGACCAGCGTGCATCTGACAGGTGCCGAGGCGGCGGTGGACTGGCGTCCGATGAGCGGACAGAACGTGCGCGTGTCGTTCACGCAGGTCAGCGGCGCGCGCGAGGCGCTGCATGGTCTGCAGTCGGTGTATGTGTTCAATTTCCCCTCGCAGAACGCGAGCGTGGAGTGGGTGGGGCGCTGGCAGAGTGGCCTGCTGCTGCGGCAGAGAGTGCGCGCGGTCAATCGTTTGAATCGCAATGCGTATCCGGTGTGGGATGCCTCGGCGGCCTGGGAGGGTAAGCGCGCGCAGCCATACTTCCGCATGACGAATGGAAGTGATGCGCAGTACCAGGAGATTGTGGGGGTTCCGATGCCGGGGCGCGGCTATATGGCGGGCGTGGTGGTGATGCTGGGGAAGAGCCGTTAGGGAGGAAGACATCTTCTCCGGGCTTTACAGCTCGGAGAAGATGTCCTTGAAGTCGTAGCAGCCCTTGCGGGTGGAAAGCCATTCGGCGGCGCGGACAGCGCCATCCGCGAAGGCGCGGCGGCTGAAGGCCTCGTGGGTCAGGACCACCCTGTCGCCCTTGGAAGTGGCCACCAGCGTGTGGATGCCGACGGTATCGCCCTCGCGATGGCTGGTGATGGGGGCGTCAATGCCACCCAGCGCAGCCTTCAGGCTCAGGGCGGTGCCGCTGGGTGCGTCCAGCTTGCTGGTGTGGTGGGTCTCTTCGATGGTGAACTCGTAGCCGGCTTTGGCCAGCCCACTAGCCAGTACGGAGGCGGCCTGGAACATCACCTGAGTTCCGATGGAGTAGTTGGTGCCATAGAGCAGGCCGGCTTCCTTGCGTTCGGCCAGGCTGCGCATGTCGGGCAGCTTGTCATACCAGCCCGTGGTGCCTACTACGACGCGGGCTCCGGTGGCGAGGCAGGCGCGCAGGTTGGGGATCACTGCCTCGGGTGTGGTGAAGTCAATCACCACATCGAAGAGTGTGACGAACGGAGGCGTCAGTGCCTGCGCGTTGGGGTTCTCTTTCGCATCGAGAACGTGGACGCCGTGTCCGCGCTCATGCGCGACGTCAGCGACGAGCTTGCCAGTCTTACCGTGTCCGAGGACGAGGATACGCATGGGGAAAAGATCTCTCTGCTTACGCTTTTGCGGTTTCGGGTTCGGCCTGTGCTGTGGCGCGTGCTTCCACATCGAAGACGCTGGGATCGGGGTTGGCGAAGAACTTGCCGTGCAGAGCGCGGACAGCCTCTTCCACGTCCGACTCCTCGATCATGAAGCTCATGTTGATTTCGCTGGCGCCCTGCGAAATCATCCGCACGTTGATGTGGCTGACCGCCGTGAAGACCTGGCCGGAGATGCCGGCGTGGCCACGGATGTCTTCGCCTACCAGGCAGATCAACGCCTTGTTCGGGTCAAGCTTCACGTCGGCGATGGTGCGCAGGTCTTCGATCAGGGAATCGAGGCCGATGGTCGAGTCCACCGTCAGCGAGATGGAGACCTCGGAGGTGGAGACCATATCGACGACGATCTTGTGGCGGTCGAAGATGTCAAAGACAGCCTTCATGTAGCCATGCGACATCAGCATGCCGCTCGAGACGATGTCGATGATGGTGAGCTTGCGCTTGGCGGCGATGCACTTGAACGGAGACTTGCAGGGCGGCGCTGCGGCAATGATCTTGGTGCCTTCATTGGCGGCGTTGCGCGAGTTCAGCACCCACACCGGGATGTTCTTCTGCACGGCCGGAAGAATGGTAGCCGGGTGCAGGACCTTCGCTCCGAAGTAGGCCAGTTCCGCGGCTTCTTCAAAGCTGATGGTCTTGACGCGGAGCGCATCGGCGGTGATCCGCGGGTCGGTCGTCATGATGCCGTTGACGTCGGTCCAGATCTCGATGGCTCCGGCATGCAGACCGCCGCCGATCAGGGCGCCGGTGTAGTCCGATCCGCCGCGGCCGAGCGTTGTGGTGATGCCGGCCTCGTTCGAGGCGATGAAGCCGCCCATGACGGGTGTCTTTCCGGCTTCGATCAGCGGAAGAACATTCTCGAGCAGCTTGGCTTCAATCTTCTCGGGCAGTGGAGCAGCCTTGCCGAAGACTGAGTCCGTGATGATGGACTCGCGCGCGTCGTGGTGAACCCCGTTCAGGCCGCGCTGGTCGAAGGCGGCTGCCACCATGCGTGACGAGAGACGCTCGCCGTAGCTGACCACGTTATCCGTGGTGCGGGGAGTCAGTTCGCCGACGGCGGCAATGCCGCGCAGCAGGTCGTCCAGCGAGTCAAAGTCGGCGGCGATCTGCGGCTGCAGAACGGTAAAGCGCTCGTTGTCCAGCAGCTCGGCCGCGGTATCCACGTGGCGGTTGCGCAGGCGGGCAGAGATGGCCAGGGCACCCAGTTTGTCGCCCTTGCCGGCAGCGGCAGCGGCAGCCAGAAGCTGGTCGGTGACCTTGGCCATGGCGGAGACGACGACGACCGGCGACAGGCCTTTGCTGGTGCGCGTGCGGACAATCTCCGCCGTGCGGTTCATCGCCTTGGCGTCCTCAACCGAGGTACCGCCGAACTTCATGACAACGATGTGCTTGCGTGCGGTGCTCATGCGTTCACCAGTGTTTCCTGCCGTGCTCCGGCAAACTTGAACTTGCCCATCACGGCGAGGATTTCGGCGTTCAGAATGGCAGCTCCGGCGGCGCCGCGAACCGTGTTGTGCGACAGCAGGACGAACTTCCAGTCCAGCAGGCTGCACGGACGCACGCGACCGACCGTGGTGGCCATGCCGTTGCCGCGGCCAATATCCAGACGCGGCTGCGGGCGGTTCTCCGCCTCGTCATACTCCACCGGGTGCAGCGGGGCCGACGGCAGGTGATGCGCGCGCAGGGGCTGGAACTCGCGCCATGCGGCGATCATCTCTTCTTTGGTCGCAGGCTTCTTCAGCTTGATGCTGACGCACTCGGTGTGGCCGTCAATGACCGGAACGCGGTTGCAGTGCGCGGAGACCTTGGCGTCCAGAAAGTCGAGGGAGCCGGTGCCTGCGTCGGCATCGCCGGTGAAGGTGCCCAGCAGCTTGCCCACTTCCTCTTCCAGCTTCTCTTCCTCGTTCTTGATGAACGGGACGACGTTGCCAAGGATGTCGAGCGAGGGCACACCGGGGTAGCCGGCGCCGGAGACGGCCTGCATGGTGGTGACGAACAGGCTCTCGATGCCGAAGGCCTTCTCAAGCGGTGCCAGGGCCAGTACCAGGCCAATGGCGCAACAGTTGGGATTGGTGACCAGGAAGCCGCCGCTCGCCTTGCGCGAGGTCTGGGTCTCCAGCAGGCCGAAGTGGTCCGAGTTGACCTCGGGGACGACCAGCGGGACGTCCGGCGTCATGCGGAAGGCCGAGGAGTTGGAGATGACGGCGCAGCCGGCCTCGGCATACGCGGGCTCCAGTTCCTTGGCGATGGGCGAGTCGACCGACGAGAAGATGATGCGCGGTACCTCACCGCTCGCAAGCTGGGCGGGGGTGGGAACCGTGTTCGGCTGGACGATCATTTTGGCGATCTGCGCGGGCAGCGGCGTGTCCAGTTTCCAGTTGGTGGCTTCGCCGTAGGTTTTGCCGGCGGAGCGGTCGGAAGCTGC
Protein-coding regions in this window:
- a CDS encoding type II toxin-antitoxin system RelE/ParE family toxin; the encoded protein is MKTFKVTGPAQRDLEAAVEFLLERSELAALNLIEELYDAFRMLLRHPRSGNVRAHLAPAPIRVWVVNDYLVFYRNTTKQLLILAIWYGARNLTPLLRSRLK
- a CDS encoding TonB-dependent receptor plug domain-containing protein yields the protein MRKAVALAFLMGAGGSMWAQQKQKDAPEVRTTVVVVGAPDALAEEDSSRATTVQMVEEKRLALSDINDLLRSDPSVDIQQRGGAGVQADLSIRGSSYAQTLVLLNGLRVNDAQTSHFNMDLPVPLAALGAAHLLHGAGSTLYGSDAVSGVVNFVTRPAGDGLRLRLQAGGGSFGGQEQSAMATWGKGRLSQVFAGGRDFSSGFMADRDYRSEEASSETRFHTAAGDSDVLLAGSDRAYGANGFYGNYVSWERTKGWFAALNQQINLKTQAAVSYRRHTDLFVLTRSNPAGYKNQHVDSSWQGVVRRQDTLPWKPATLFYGLETNADQIDSTNLGRHGRNRSAGYLDLEVRGHGRGTLSVGLREEIFSGGNHVMVPSIAGSFWLGTKVKVRASVGRGYRLPTFTDLYYSDPTSLGNAALRPESAWSYDGGVDWYAGRRFSASVTGFTSRQTNVIDYVRASAAEKWRAANLTSVHLTGAEAAVDWRPMSGQNVRVSFTQVSGAREALHGLQSVYVFNFPSQNASVEWVGRWQSGLLLRQRVRAVNRLNRNAYPVWDASAAWEGKRAQPYFRMTNGSDAQYQEIVGVPMPGRGYMAGVVVMLGKSR
- a CDS encoding alpha/beta hydrolase gives rise to the protein MRIKALLSALLLSGTFSAPAQVVTLPLWPNGMPEAWAPGAETETMKPADKLVGGKSVSKITNIEKSTLALYQPEKKTGAAVVVFPGGGYRILAYDLEGTEVCQWLNAAGVACVLVKYRVPVKEHYPASTIDLEDAQKAVRMTRMHAKEWGIDPSRVGVLGFSAGGHLVAALSNHSDFKRQNEPAEETAVSAKPDFTVMIYPAYLTDETLKVIDEGVKPTSATPPTFLLQAEDDPVHEENVLVYFQALKEAKVKAELHVYAEGGHGYGSRADKLPIVKWPALVTTWMQTIGVLR
- the asd gene encoding aspartate-semialdehyde dehydrogenase, with the protein product MERRKVGILGATGMVGQRFIQLLANHPWFEITWLAASDRSAGKTYGEATNWKLDTPLPAQIAKMIVQPNTVPTPAQLASGEVPRIIFSSVDSPIAKELEPAYAEAGCAVISNSSAFRMTPDVPLVVPEVNSDHFGLLETQTSRKASGGFLVTNPNCCAIGLVLALAPLEKAFGIESLFVTTMQAVSGAGYPGVPSLDILGNVVPFIKNEEEKLEEEVGKLLGTFTGDADAGTGSLDFLDAKVSAHCNRVPVIDGHTECVSIKLKKPATKEEMIAAWREFQPLRAHHLPSAPLHPVEYDEAENRPQPRLDIGRGNGMATTVGRVRPCSLLDWKFVLLSHNTVRGAAGAAILNAEILAVMGKFKFAGARQETLVNA
- a CDS encoding type II toxin-antitoxin system ParD family antitoxin, with amino-acid sequence MNVSLTPELEKFVEESVASGRFASASEVVRYALRAEKEHEEWVSFARRKVVEGLEAAARGDVIDGEESIARLRHIVAKKKRRTA
- a CDS encoding aminopeptidase — encoded protein: MSNAVASQSFETKLDALALVTVRVGLNLRAGQELVITAPLESLPLVRRITEQAYKAGATLVTTFFGDDELTLARYKYAPDESFDKTNAWLSEGIANAYRSGAARLGITGANPSLLAGQDPNKVSRANIAASKASKPAMEIITRHEINWTIVACATPAWASLVFPSLPQEEAVAKLWEAIFAASRSDQPDPVLAWQQHGARLKERVDFLNNKRYHALRFHSNDGLTDLTVGLADDHLWAGGGTTAGNGIYCQPNIPTEECFTTPHKDRVNGRVRASKPLSHQGTLIENISVHFENGRIIDASASAGEEALKKLIATDEGAARLGEVALVPHHSPIAESGLLFWNTLFDENAASHIALGQAYSTCIIGGEKMAEDELNKLGANSSLIHVDWMIGSAQMNVDGVHADGTSEPLMRNGNWA
- the dapA gene encoding 4-hydroxy-tetrahydrodipicolinate synthase; translation: MDLQGCGTAIITPFRSDNSIDEPAISSLVHWQIDSGISFLVATGSTGEASTLTESETYRVIETVVGTADGRVPVIAGCTHNSTAEAVARVEKLSQIPGLSGILTANPFYNKPPQEGQYLHFKAIADASHLPVMLYNIPGRTAANLEPATVLRLAEHPKIFGIKESSGNMAQISEIIASAPRNFKVFAGDDSLALPVISQGGAGLISVGSNIIPRHMAEMVASALANDWPTARRIQRHYAKFLNALYWEPNPAPTKAILNLMGRIEGSLRLPMMEVSPVTRRKLDILIGELGLLVDTAPTGEDLRMF
- a CDS encoding TMEM175 family protein; translation: MTTHQLTPTRLEAFSDGVIAIIITIMVLELKVPHEDGFAGLRTVLPTLAIYALSFLFTGTYWINHHALIHRIRMVNHRILWANLFFLFTLSLLPYFTDWIGEHKISSFSAALYAATLLLQAIGFMLLRLAVNQMLAGQGDLDHEDHTTHRKHLLCMMIYLLAIPAAYLRPWLSFALAFVVTVIWITPTFATRRSRI
- the lysC gene encoding lysine-sensitive aspartokinase 3, with the translated sequence MSTARKHIVVMKFGGTSVEDAKAMNRTAEIVRTRTSKGLSPVVVVSAMAKVTDQLLAAAAAAGKGDKLGALAISARLRNRHVDTAAELLDNERFTVLQPQIAADFDSLDDLLRGIAAVGELTPRTTDNVVSYGERLSSRMVAAAFDQRGLNGVHHDARESIITDSVFGKAAPLPEKIEAKLLENVLPLIEAGKTPVMGGFIASNEAGITTTLGRGGSDYTGALIGGGLHAGAIEIWTDVNGIMTTDPRITADALRVKTISFEEAAELAYFGAKVLHPATILPAVQKNIPVWVLNSRNAANEGTKIIAAAPPCKSPFKCIAAKRKLTIIDIVSSGMLMSHGYMKAVFDIFDRHKIVVDMVSTSEVSISLTVDSTIGLDSLIEDLRTIADVKLDPNKALICLVGEDIRGHAGISGQVFTAVSHINVRMISQGASEINMSFMIEESDVEEAVRALHGKFFANPDPSVFDVEARATAQAEPETAKA
- a CDS encoding response regulator, producing MNPQFPLRTILLVDDDSDIRSLYKAFLQHAGYTVLSCHSAQRAAEVFTSKPNIDLLLTDIHMPEITGIELAHTLTAERPKLPVILFSGDDLPAEHAAGIVARSWRFVQKPVSLPYLLDLIHTVLTPSVSTRNYGQGWSIPA
- a CDS encoding 4-hydroxy-tetrahydrodipicolinate reductase; protein product: MRILVLGHGKTGKLVADVAHERGHGVHVLDAKENPNAQALTPPFVTLFDVVIDFTTPEAVIPNLRACLATGARVVVGTTGWYDKLPDMRSLAERKEAGLLYGTNYSIGTQVMFQAASVLASGLAKAGYEFTIEETHHTSKLDAPSGTALSLKAALGGIDAPITSHREGDTVGIHTLVATSKGDRVVLTHEAFSRRAFADGAVRAAEWLSTRKGCYDFKDIFSEL